In one window of Camelina sativa cultivar DH55 chromosome 15, Cs, whole genome shotgun sequence DNA:
- the LOC104730048 gene encoding guanine nucleotide-binding protein-like NSN1: MVKRSKKSKSKRVTLKQKHKVLRKVKEHHKKKAKDAKKLGLNRKPRVEKDPGIPNDWPFKEQELKALEVRRARALEELEQKKVARKERAKKRKLGLVDDEDEDTKTEEETREEPTRVVNVRDNSERAFYKELVKVIELSDVILEVLDARDPLGTRCTDMERMVMQAGPNKHLVLLLNKIDLVPREAAEKWLKYLREEFPAVAFKCSTQEQRSNLGWKSSKASKPSNMLQTSDCLGADTLIKLLKNYSRSHELKKSITVGIIGLPNVGKSSLINSLKRAHVVNVGATPGLTRSLQEVHLDKNVKLLDCPGVVMLKSAGNDASIALRNCKRIEKLDDPVSPVKEILKLCPTQMLVTLYKIPSFEAVDDFLYKVATVRGKLKKGGLVDIEAAARIVLHDWNEGKIPYYTMPPKRDQGGHAESKIVSELSKEFNIDEVYSGESSFIGSLKTVNEFNPVEVPSNGPLNFDETMIEDESKTQTEEEPDHESDDESMGGDDEEEEAGKSKEKSETGRQNVKLYSAESMLNTKMQKAEKKRRKKAKKAAGDEDMMEGDYDFKVDYKKIKDSAMKEDQIEVKIPMAGLLPEE, from the exons ATGGTGAAACGGAGTAAAA agaGTAAGAGTAAGAGGGTGACCTTGAAGCAGAAGCATAAGGTTCTGAGGAAGGTGAAGGAGCACCACAAGAAGAAGGCAAAGGATGCTAAAAAGCTAGGGCTTAACCGTAAGCCAAGAGTAGAGAAGGACCCAGGTATTCCCAATGACTGGCCTTTCAAGGAACAAGAGCTCAAGGCCCTTGAAGTTCGACGTGCCCGTGCTCTCGAAGAGTTGGAGCAGAAAAAAGTCGCCCGCAAAGAAAGG GCCAAAAAGAGGAAACTTGGTTTggttgatgatgaggatgaggacACCAAGACTGAAGAAGAGACCAGAGAGGAGCCAACTAGAGTTGTCAATGTTCGAG ATAACTCGGAGAGGGCTTTCTACAAGGAGCTTGTTAAAGTCATTGAATTGTCTGATGTCATTTTGGAGGTTCTTGATGCCCGTGATCCCCTTGGCACTAGATGTACTGATATGGAGAGGATGGTTATGCAAGCTGGTCCCAATAAGCATCTTGTGTTGCTGTTGAACAAGATTG ATCTTGTTCCCCGTGAGGCTGCTGAGAAATGGCTTAAGTACCTTAGGGAAGAATTTCCTGCTGTTGCCTTCAAATGTAGCACCCAGGAACAGAGATCAAACTTGGGTTGGAAATCCTCTAAGGCATCAAAACCAAGCAATATGTTGCAGACTAGTGATTGTCTTGGAGCGGACACTCTTATCAAGTTGTTGAAAAACTACTCAAGAAGTCACGAG TTGAAAAAATCTATTACAGTTGGTATTATTGGACTGCCTAATGTCGGGAAGAGTAGTCTTATTAACAGTTTGAAGAGAGCTCATGTTGTCAATGTCGGTGCCACACCAGGACTGACTAGGTCTCTGCAAGAGGTTCACTTAGACAAAAACGTGAAGTTGCTGGATTGTCCTGGTGTTGTGATGCTCAAATCTGCAGGAAATGATGCTTCTATAGCTCTCCGCAACTGTAAAAGAATCGAGAAGTTGGATGACCCAGTTAGTCCAG TTAAGGAAATTCTCAAGCTTTGTCCAACACAAATGCTGGTGACTCTCTACAAAATCCCGAGCTTCGAGGCAGTTGATGACTTTCTCTATAAAGTCGCCACCGTAAGGGGGAAGCTTAAAAAGGGTGGTCTTGTGGATATTGAAGCTGCTGCGAGAATTGTTTTGCATGACTGGAATGAAG GTAAAATTCCATACTATACAATGCCGCCAAAGAGGGACCAAGGTGGACACGCTGAGTCGAAGATTGTGTCCGAGCTGTCCAAGGAATTTAACATCGATGAGGTTTACAGTGGTGAATCCTCTTTCATCGGGAGCTTGAAGACGGTTAACGAGTTCAACCCTGTTGAAGTTCCTTCAAATGGTCCTCTCAATTTTGATGAAACTATGATCGAG GATGAGTCTAAGACTCAGACGGAAGAAGAGCCTGACCATGAGAGTGATGATGAGTCTATGGGAggggatgatgaggaggaagaggcaGGAAAGTCGAAGGAGAAATCAGAGACGGGCAGACAGAACGTGAAGCTATACTCAGCAGAAAGCATGTTGAATACAAAAATGcagaaagcagagaagaagaggaggaagaaagcAAAGAAAGCAGCTGGTGATGAGGATATGATGGAGGGAGATTATGATTTCAAAGTGGATTACAAGAAGATTAAAGATTCCGCCATGAAAGAAGACCAGATCGAGGTTAAAATTCCAATGGCTGGACTTTTGCCTGAAGAATGA
- the LOC104744881 gene encoding uncharacterized protein LOC104744881 — protein MANRSFHMKKISWLSSRILSDSVQGRFRRPITTTPAICLAPSFDRDMNIGSKTLFNQCLSRGFASVRRVSRASSSSSPSSPLVDLLSFIKASLDQLEGPSHHWLNRDIGNKQLFKDKGAYVVLAGNLLNEASDPSGFFEKLKLLQQRSPGVCFMGIHFSDQARITDDRTSLAELIVKEYLTFPVLLSEKEFPKLYQTSGEVRYIVFKDFKNPLIYEEKDLEIASVAKALDSLAQDIEKSKSVRLFTNTWSKQAEAIKESHYSSFFQDLLLYFPGCISADEVGDRLFLSDTNHHRIIIFDNSGKILDSIGCFPGFEDGEFESAKMLRPTGTLYDEEEDCLYIVDSENHAIRRANINSRVMETVYPKVIKKSGGLWSWIMDKMGLGRDDETTVDADAKSEEFDSRSLLFPWHILKRDDESLLVSNKSFTKLWIINLASGEIEEVVEGFSKIMEICGQSITEKLSVLKHMPSNWLQQQTEAVTSCKEQPSASLFSSFTNLGDNIVMTDIACQQVLKLNRESGACSSIQFSNIGILGLPYWLFIPLERVFNLANGVQEAHLSHTQELRLLPGKISIRLNIEIPPCTELVEPIQESCIWRQTRGAISEVSSAGSAVEPSEKVGVSQQWYDELDSLAKEIANPEAAEEEEEVDVNPSEVEKEEDGRIHIDCTVKSSPGTSELIVYAALYLRLARNEETESASQEELARRIAEILKPVRNITTMKEDLFVKLLSKSKRELRDTVFLKPMHVRIRLDSMDHPKADNSRDVILTDSSVEVDVSL, from the exons ATGGCTAACAGAAGCTTCCATATGAAGAAAATTTCATGGCTTTCTTCTCGGATTCTCTCAG ACAGTGTTCAGGGGCGATTCCGGCGACCCATTACTACTACTCCAGCCATTTGTTTAGCTCCTTCATTCGATAGAGATATGAACATTGGGTCCAAGACATTGTTCAACCAATGTCTTTCACGCGG ATTTGCATCAGTTCGACGAGTATctcgagcttcttcttcttcttctccttcttctccacttGTTGATTTGCTCTCTTTTATTAAAGCTTCACTTGATCAACTTGAAG GTCCTTCCCATCATTGGCTGAATCGAGACATTGGGAACAAACAGCTTTTCAAGGATAAAGGAGCTTATGTTGTTCTTGCTGGAAATTTGCTAAACGAAGCAAGTGATCCCAGTGGTTTCTTTGAGAAACTAAAGTTGCTTCAGCAGAG GTCCCCTGGTGTTTGTTTCATGGGTATCCACTTCAGTGATCAAGCTCGAATTACTGATGATCGAACTTCTTTAGCTGAGTTGATTGTGAAGGAATACCTCACTTTTCCTGTACTACTTTCTGAAAAAGAATTTCCCAAG ttgtatcaGACAAGTGGGGAAGTACGTTACATCGTGTTTAAAGATTTTAAGAACCCTTTAATCTACGAAGAGAAGGATCTCGAGATTGCTTCTGTAGCTAAAG CTCTTGACAGTCTCGCTCAAGATATCGAGAAATCCAAGTCTGTCAGACTTTTCACGAACACTTGGTCAAAACAAGCTGAAGCTATCAAGGAGTCAcattactcttctttttttcaagatttgttACTTTACTTTCCAG GTTGTATCTCTGCAGACGAGGTTGGAGACCGTCTGTTTCTTTCTGATACCAACCACCATCGTATAATTATATTCGATAACAGTGGGAAGATTTTAGACAGT ATTGGTTGTTTCCCAGGTTTTGAGGATGGAGAATTTGAATCTGCAAAGATGTTACGTCCTACAGGGACCCTTTATGACGAAGAGGAGGATTGCCTTTACATTGTAGATTCTGAG AACCACGCCATTAGAAGAGCAAATATAAATAGCCGGGTCATGGAAACAGTATATCCAAAGGTTATTAAGAAAAGTGGTGGCTTGTGGTCTTGGATAATGGATAAAATGGGTCTTGGAAGAGATGATGAGACAACAGTTGATGCTGATGCCAAATCAGAAGAATTTGATTCTCGCTCTCTGTTGTTTCCATGGCATATACTGAAGCGTGATGATGAGAGTCTATTAGTCAGTAACAAAAG CTTTACGAAGTTATGGATAATAAATTTAGCTTCAGGAGAGATCGAAGAAGTCGTGGAAG gGTTTTCGAAGATAATGGAGATCTGCGGACAATCAATCACAGAGAAGCTATCAGTGTTGAAACATATGCCTTCTAATTGGTTGCAACAGCAAACTGAGGCTGTCACCTCATGCAAGGAGCAGCCAAGTGcttcccttttttcttcttttactaaCCTTGGAGACAACATTGTCATGACAGATATAG CTTGTCAGCAGGTGTTGAAGCTAAATAGAGAATCTGGAGCATGCTCTAGCATTCAGTTCTCAAACATTGGGATACTTGGGTTACCCTATTGGTTGTTCATTCCGCTGGAGAGAGTTTTCAATCT AGCTAATGGAGTTCAGGAAGCACATCTCAGTCATACTCAGGAACTTCGGTTATTGCCAG GTAAAATTAGCATACGGTTGAACATAGAGATTCCTCCATGCACGGAGCTTGTTGAACCGATACAAGAAAGCTGCATATGGCGGCAGACAAGAGGCGCAATTAGTGAAGTCTCGAGTGCTGGAAGTGCAGTTGAACCTTCAGAAAAG GTTGGAGTTTCACAACAATGGTATGATGAATTAGACAGCCTCGCCAAAGAAATAGCCAACCCTgaagcagctgaggaagaggaagaagtagatGTTAATCCTTCTGaggttgaaaaagaagaagacggacGTATTCACATCGATTGTACTGTCAAATCAAGTCCTGGCACAAGTGAG CTTATTGTTTATGCAGCATTGTATTTAAGACTGGCGAGAAACGAAGAGACAGAAAGTGCAAGCCAGGAAGAACTGGCGAGAAGAATAGCAGAGATTTTGAAGCCAGTACGGAACATAACGACTATGAAGGAAGATTTATTTGTGAAACTGTTGTCCAAGTCAAAGAGAGAATTGAGAGACACTGTCTTCTTAAAGCCAATGCATGTGCGGATAAGGTTGGACTCGATGGATCATCCAAAAGCCGATAACTCAAGAGACGTGATCTTGACTGACTCCTCTGTTGAAGTTGATGTCTCTCTTTGA
- the LOC104744879 gene encoding uncharacterized vacuolar membrane protein YML018C isoform X1 has translation MSSKAWRWVLGLIYLLAVATIWIAASFVVQSVVDAGVSPFLITFICNSLFVIYLPLFEIGRYLEDAYGSLLFWRNKRSHLMELVESEKAVLLGQDVSGVKSDVSESSGIVVVREEGIISSEVGDGIESGLENIKLEIDASVNVSGEAGGVCCKGLDEKGRWTRMRVAKVSLMICPFWFLAQLTFNVSLKYTTVTSNTILSSSSSLFTFLVSLVFLGEKFTWLKLFSVLLCMSGTIIVSMGDSESNNSNAIAKNPLLGDILSLISAALYAVYITLIRKKLPDDDERNGRVSMAQFLGFLGLFNFFIFLPPALILNFTKRERFNALTLKQFGLVVGKGLLDNVLSDYLWAKAVLLTTTTVATAGLTIQVPLAAIVDSLSGNKPSFTDYIGAAAVMVGFAGINIPSEMFCRSKETAIELEPGTSFADPPQIVTDSVRVDSSEIVVT, from the exons ATGTCAAGTAAAGCATGGAGATGGGTATTAGGGTTGATATACCTATTAGCAGTTGCAACGATTTGGATTGCAGCGAGTTTTGTAGTCCAGTCTGTGGTGGATGCTGGTGTTTCTCCGTTCTTGATTACTTtcatttgtaattcattgttcGTTATCTATCTTCCTCTCTTTGAGATCGGTCGATATCTTGAAGATGCGTATGGGAGTTTATTGTTTTGGAGAAACAAAAGGTCTCATTTGATGGAATTGGTTGAATCAGAGAAGGCTGTTTTGTTAGGACAAGATGTTTCAGGTGTGAAATCAGATGTATCTGAGAGTTCAGGGATTGTTGTTGTGAGAGAGGAAGGGATTATTAGTAGTGAGGTTGGTGATGGGATTGAATCTGGATTGGAAAATATAAAGCTTGAGATTGATGCTAGTGTTAATGTTAGTGGTGAAGCTGGTGGTGTATGTTGCAAAGGGTTAGATGAGAAGGGACGTTGGACACGGATGCGAGTTGCTAAAGTTAGCCTTATGATTTGTCCGTTTTGGTTTTTGGCTCAGCTTACTTTTAATGTCTCTCTCAAGTACACAACAGTTACG TCAAATACAATCTTAAGCAGTTCATCAAGCCTTTTCACCTTTCTGGTTTCACTAGTATTCTTAGGCGAGAAGTTCACGTGGTTGAAACTCTTCAGTGTTCTTCTTTGTATGTCTGGAACCATAATTGTAAGTATGGGTGACTCAGAATCCAACAACTCTAATGCAATAGCTAAAAACCCTCTTTTGGGAGATATTCTTTCACTGATCTCAGCAGCGCTATATGCTGTCTACATCACTCTTATACGCAAAAAGCTTCCGGATGATGATGAAAGGAACGGTCGGGTCAGTATGGCTCAGTTCCTCGGGTTTCTGGgtctcttcaatttcttcatttTCCTTCCTCCTGCTCTAATCCTCAACTTCACAAAACGAGAACGCTTTAATGCACTAACCTTGAAACAATTTGGTCTAGTTGTTGGCAAAG GTTTGTTAGATAATGTGCTTAGTGACTACCTATGGGCAAAGGCAGTACTATTGACAACAACCACAGTGGCAACAGCTGGGCTAACCATTCAGGTTCCATTGGCAGCTATTGTAGACAGCTTATCAGGGAACAAGCCAAGCTTCACCGATTACATTGGTGCTGCAGCTGTAATGGTTGGCTTTGCAGGGATCAATATTCCCTCAGAGATGTTTTGCAGGTCCAAAGAGACTGCTATTGAGTTGGAACCTGGGACGTCGTTCGCAGACCCTCCTCAGATTGTGACGGATAGCGTAAGAGTAGATTCTTCAGAGATTGTAGTGACTTAA
- the LOC104744879 gene encoding uncharacterized vacuolar membrane protein YML018C isoform X2 — protein sequence MSSKAWRWVLGLIYLLAVATIWIAASFVVQSVVDAGVSPFLITFICNSLFVIYLPLFEIGRYLEDAYGSLLFWRNKRSHLMELVESEKAVLLGQDVSGVKSDVSESSGIVVVREEGIISSEVGDGIESGLENIKLEIDASVNVSGEAGGVCCKGLDEKGRWTRMRVAKVSLMICPFWFLAQLTFNVSLKYTTVTSNTILSSSSSLFTFLVSLVFLGEKFTWLKLFSVLLCMSGTIIVSMGDSESNNSNAIAKNPLLGDILSLISAALYAVYITLIRKKLPDDDERNGRVSMAQFLGFLGLFNFFIFLPPALILNFTKRERFNALTLKQFGLVVGKGLLDNVLSDYLWAKAVLLTTTTVATAGLTIQVPLAAIVDSLSGNKPSFTDYIGAAAVMVGFAGINIPSEMFCRSKETAIELEPGTSFADPPQIVTDSVRVDSSEIVVT from the exons ATGTCAAGTAAAGCATGGAGATGGGTATTAGGGTTGATATACCTATTAGCAGTTGCAACGATTTGGATTGCAGCGAGTTTTGTAGTCCAGTCTGTGGTGGATGCTGGTGTTTCTCCGTTCTTGATTACTTtcatttgtaattcattgttcGTTATCTATCTTCCTCTCTTTGAGATCGGTCGATATCTTGAAGATGCGTATGGGAGTTTATTGTTTTGGAGAAACAAAAGGTCTCATTTGATGGAATTGGTTGAATCAGAGAAGGCTGTTTTGTTAGGACAAGATGTTTCAGGTGTGAAATCAGATGTATCTGAGAGTTCAGGGATTGTTGTTGTGAGAGAGGAAGGGATTATTAGTAGTGAGGTTGGTGATGGGATTGAATCTGGATTGGAAAATATAAAGCTTGAGATTGATGCTAGTGTTAATGTTAGTGGTGAAGCTGGTGGTGTATGTTGCAAAGGGTTAGATGAGAAGGGACGTTGGACACGGATGCGAGTTGCTAAAGTTAGCCTTATGATTTGTCCGTTTTGGTTTTTGGCTCAGCTTACTTTTAATGTCTCTCTCAAGTACACAACAGTTACG TCAAATACAATCTTAAGCAGTTCATCAAGCCTTTTCACCTTTCTGGTTTCACTAGTATTCTTAGGCGAGAAGTTCACGTGGTTGAAACTCTTCAGTGTTCTTCTTTGTATGTCTGGAACCATAATTGTAAGTATGGGTGACTCAGAATCCAACAACTCTAATGCAATAGCTAAAAACCCTCTTTTGGGAGATATTCTTTCACTGATCTCAGCAGCGCTATATGCTGTCTACATCACTCTTATACGCAAAAAGCTTCCGGATGATGATGAAAGGAACGGTCGGGTCAGTATGGCTCAGTTCCTCGGGTTTCTGGgtctcttcaatttcttcatttTCCTTCCTCCTGCTCTAATCCTCAACTTCACAAAACGAGAACGCTTTAATGCACTAACCTTGAAACAATTTGGTCTAGTTGTTGGCAAAG GTTTGTTAGATAATGTGCTTAGTGACTACCTATGGGCAAAGGCAGTACTATTGACAACAACCACAGTGGCAACAGCTGGGCTAACCATTCAGGTTCCATTGGCAGCTATTGTAGACAGCTTATCAG GGAACAAGCCAAGCTTCACCGATTACATTGGTGCTGCAGCTGTAATGGTTGGCTTTGCAGGGATCAATATTCCCTCAGAGATGTTTTGCAGGTCCAAAGAGACTGCTATTGAGTTGGAACCTGGGACGTCGTTCGCAGACCCTCCTCAGATTGTGACGGATAGCGTAAGAGTAGATTCTTCAGAGATTGTAGTGACTTAA
- the LOC104744878 gene encoding desumoylating isopeptidase 1 isoform X2 yields the protein MAEEAHKVTLNVYDLSQGLARQLSQSLLGKVIEGVWHTGIVVYGSEYFFGGGIQHLPVGRTPYGVPIRTIELGLSHVPKDVFEMYLEEISPRYTAESYNLLTHNCNNFSNEVSQFLVGKGIPDYILQLPNDVLNSPMGGLIMPMLQGLETTLKAGAVPQVPQFKPQPQTQPQPFGAFSKDAGPRIESLKREEANTSAATVKVPPVVPPSASEEKVKEDPLGDARTKIQEEITREFAALMAQGTLRASEAAAMATKRVMQKYGHLNVSA from the exons ATGGCTGag GAAGCGCATAAGGTTACGTTGAATGTCTATGATCTAAGCCAAGGCTTGGCACGCCAGCTCTCCCAATCACTCTTGGGAAAAGTTATCGAAGGTGTATG GCACACAGGAATTGTTGTTTATGGGAGCGAGTACTTTTTTGGAGGAGGAATTCAGCATTTGCCAGTTGGAAGGACTCCATATGGAGTACCAATTCGAACGATAGAGTTGGGTTTATCACATGTTCCTAAAGATGTTTTCGAGATGTATTTGGAAGAAATCAGTCCTCGTTACACTGCTGAATCCTACAATTTACTTACTCACAACTGCAACAACTTCAGCAACGAGGTCTCTCAGTTTTTGGTGGGTAAAGGTATTCCGGACTACATTCTTCAGCTTCCCAATGATGTTCTAAACAGCCCCATGGGTGGTCTTATAA TGCCTATGCTACAAGGCCTCGAAACAACTCTAAAAGCTGGTGCGGTTCCTCAAGTTCCACAGTTTAAGCCACAGCCACAGACACAGCCACAACCTTTTGGAGCTTTTAGTAAAGATGCCGGTCCAAGAATTGAGTCTTTGAAGCGTGAGGAAGCAAATACCTCTGCTGCAACTGTAAAAGTGCCACCTGTTGTTCCACCGTCAGCTAGTGAAGAGAAGGTGAAGGAGGACCCCTTGGGTGATGCTAGGACCAAGATTCAAGAAGAGATTACTCGTGAGTTTGCAGCTCTGATGGCACAAGGCACATTACGTGCAAGTGAAGCAGCTGCTATGGCGACAAAGAGAGTTATGCAAAAATATGGACATCTCAATGTATCTGCTTAG
- the LOC104744878 gene encoding desumoylating isopeptidase 1 isoform X1: MKYVMMLQEAHKVTLNVYDLSQGLARQLSQSLLGKVIEGVWHTGIVVYGSEYFFGGGIQHLPVGRTPYGVPIRTIELGLSHVPKDVFEMYLEEISPRYTAESYNLLTHNCNNFSNEVSQFLVGKGIPDYILQLPNDVLNSPMGGLIMPMLQGLETTLKAGAVPQVPQFKPQPQTQPQPFGAFSKDAGPRIESLKREEANTSAATVKVPPVVPPSASEEKVKEDPLGDARTKIQEEITREFAALMAQGTLRASEAAAMATKRVMQKYGHLNVSA, translated from the exons ATGAAATATGTGATGATGTTGCAGGAAGCGCATAAGGTTACGTTGAATGTCTATGATCTAAGCCAAGGCTTGGCACGCCAGCTCTCCCAATCACTCTTGGGAAAAGTTATCGAAGGTGTATG GCACACAGGAATTGTTGTTTATGGGAGCGAGTACTTTTTTGGAGGAGGAATTCAGCATTTGCCAGTTGGAAGGACTCCATATGGAGTACCAATTCGAACGATAGAGTTGGGTTTATCACATGTTCCTAAAGATGTTTTCGAGATGTATTTGGAAGAAATCAGTCCTCGTTACACTGCTGAATCCTACAATTTACTTACTCACAACTGCAACAACTTCAGCAACGAGGTCTCTCAGTTTTTGGTGGGTAAAGGTATTCCGGACTACATTCTTCAGCTTCCCAATGATGTTCTAAACAGCCCCATGGGTGGTCTTATAA TGCCTATGCTACAAGGCCTCGAAACAACTCTAAAAGCTGGTGCGGTTCCTCAAGTTCCACAGTTTAAGCCACAGCCACAGACACAGCCACAACCTTTTGGAGCTTTTAGTAAAGATGCCGGTCCAAGAATTGAGTCTTTGAAGCGTGAGGAAGCAAATACCTCTGCTGCAACTGTAAAAGTGCCACCTGTTGTTCCACCGTCAGCTAGTGAAGAGAAGGTGAAGGAGGACCCCTTGGGTGATGCTAGGACCAAGATTCAAGAAGAGATTACTCGTGAGTTTGCAGCTCTGATGGCACAAGGCACATTACGTGCAAGTGAAGCAGCTGCTATGGCGACAAAGAGAGTTATGCAAAAATATGGACATCTCAATGTATCTGCTTAG